From Burkholderiales bacterium:
CAACGGCGAAGAATGCAACGTAGCCGAGATCGAGCAAGCCTGCGAAGCCGACGACGATGTTGAGGCCGAGCGCGAGCATCACGTAGAGCATGACAAAGGCGAGGATGCGCACCCAGGCGCGGCCGAGGGCGATATCGGCGATGAAAGGCAGCGCGATCAGCGCGACGGCGAGCAGGGCGAAGCCTAGCCAGGCAAGTTGCGGCCTGCGACTAAGCCGCTGCCAGCGAGAAGCATCCTTCAGATGGTCAAATCCCGACGATCTCATTGAGGCCATCAACGATATGCGCAAGTTCTTCTGGCGATATGCGCCCGAGTTTTTTGCCGATGCGCTCGACTACAAGCGTGCGTACCTGGCTGATTTTTACCCATGATCGCTTCGGCAGCTTCGTCGATTGCAATTCCAAAGTGAGCGGATAATCTGCGCATTGCGGCTGGCTGGTCAGGACCATGGCTATAACTGTGCGGGAACGCTCATTGAAGACGTCGTGACTGAGCACAAGAACAGGCCGCAATCCTGCCTGCTCGTTGCCACGAACAGGATTCAAATCGGCCCAACGGATTTCGCCCCTCAGTATGCGGGCCATGCATCGAGCTCCTGTCCCAATCCTTCCTCGGCCAGCGCCCTTTCGAATTCAGGATCGAGCTTTGCGCATTCCGCCGCCAGACGATTGCGGTCGAGGCGCGCGAGCTTCTCGACCACGGCTGTCTGAATTGCACGGCTGCGATTCGGAAAAATGTTTTTTGCAACGAGGCCATCGACACGGGCCAATGTCTCTTGTTCAATGGTAATCGCGACTTTGACGCTGGCCATGATGCATTTCCATCAGGTTGAGTATGACGTAACATCATACCATTAGCCTATCGTCTCA
This genomic window contains:
- a CDS encoding type II toxin-antitoxin system PemK/MazF family toxin — protein: MARILRGEIRWADLNPVRGNEQAGLRPVLVLSHDVFNERSRTVIAMVLTSQPQCADYPLTLELQSTKLPKRSWVKISQVRTLVVERIGKKLGRISPEELAHIVDGLNEIVGI
- a CDS encoding CopG family transcriptional regulator encodes the protein MASVKVAITIEQETLARVDGLVAKNIFPNRSRAIQTAVVEKLARLDRNRLAAECAKLDPEFERALAEEGLGQELDAWPAY